In a genomic window of Phacochoerus africanus isolate WHEZ1 chromosome 6, ROS_Pafr_v1, whole genome shotgun sequence:
- the RRS1 gene encoding ribosome biogenesis regulatory protein homolog, translating into MEGQSVEELLAKAERDEAEKLQRITVHKELELEFDLGNLLASDRNPPTGLRHAGPTKEAELRALARDNTQLLINQLWQLPTERVEETLVARLPEPSTRLPREKPVPRPRPLTRWQQFARLKGIRPKKKTNLVWDEVSGQWRRRWGYQRARDDTKEWLIEVPSNADPMEDQFAKRIQAKKERVAKNELNRLRNLARAHKMQLPSAAGMHPTGHQSKEELGRAMQVAKVSTASVGRFQERLPKEKAPRGSGKKRKFQPLFGDFAAEKKSQLEMLRVMNSKKPQLDVTRATNKQMREEDQEEAAKRRKMSQKGKRKGGRQGPGGKRKGGPPSQGGKRKGGVGSKMNSGPPGLGGKRKGGQHQGGKRRK; encoded by the coding sequence ATGGAGGGCCAGAGCGTGGAGGAGCTGTTGGCAAAGGCGGAGCGGGACGAGGCAGAGAAGCTGCAGCGCATCACCGTGCACAAGGAACTAGAGCTGGAGTTCGACCTGGGTAACCTGCTGGCCTCCGACCGGAACCCCCCGACCGGGCTGCGGCATGCGGGACCCACGAAGGAGGCCGAGCTGCGGGCCCTGGCGCGGGACAACACGCAGCTGCTCATCAACCAGCTCTGGCAGCTGCCCACCGAGCGCGTGGAGGAGACGCTGGTGGCGCGGCTGCCGGAGCCCAGCACTCGTCTGCCGCGCGAGAAGCCGGTGCCCCGGCCGCGGCCTCTTACACGCTGGCAGCAGTTTGCGCGCCTCAAGGGCATCCGTCCTAAGAAGAAGACCAACCTGGTGTGGGACGAGGTAAGCGGCCAGTGGCGCCGCCGCTGGGGCTACCAGCGGGCCCGCGATGATACCAAGGAATGGTTGATTGAGGTGCCGAGCAATGCCGACCCCATGGAGGACCAGTTCGCCAAGCGTATTCAGGCCAAGAAGGAACGGGTAGCCAAGAACGAGCTGAACCGGCTGCGTAACCTGGCCCGCGCGCACAAGATGCAGCTGCCCAGCGCGGCCGGCATGCACCCTACCGGACACCAGAGTAAGGAAGAGCTGGGCCGCGCCATGCAGGTGGCCAAGGTCTCCACCGCCTCTGTAGGGCGCTTCCAGGAGCGCCTGCCCAAGGAGAAGGCGCCCCGGGGCTCTGGCAAGAAAAGGAAGTTTCAACCCCTTTTTGGGGACTTTGCAGCTGAGAAGAAGAGCCAGTTGGAGATGCTGCGAGTAATGAACAGCAAAAAGCCTCAGCTGGACGTGACCAGAGCCACCAATAAGCAGATGAGGGAGGAGGACCAGGAAGAAGCGGctaagaggaggaaaatgagccAGAAGGGCAAAAGAAAGGGAGGCCGACAGGGTCCTGGGGGTAAGAGGAAAGGTGGCCCACCCagccagggagggaagaggaaagggggcGTGGGAAGCAAGATGAATTCCGGGCCGCCGGGCTTGGGTGGCAAGAGAAAAGGAGGGCAACAccaaggaggaaagaggaggaagtaa